In the Alkaliphilus flagellatus genome, one interval contains:
- the buk gene encoding butyrate kinase: MSFKILAINPGSTSTKIAIYEDTKEIYKKNIEHPSEEIAKYKSITDQYEMRYKQIMDFLNENNFNVKELTAVVGRGGPLPPVRSGAYRVNDAMVDRLKNRPIIEHASNLGAIIAKEIAESIGVEAFIYDSISVDELDDIARISGVADIERQSLTHCLNMRAAAIKTAGNIGKNYKECNFVVAHLGGGISLSAHKKGRMVDMVSDVEGPFSPERAGVLPTDKLVSMCYTNEQPIVKKKLRGNGGLVSYLNTNSALEVENRINNGDEYAKLVYEAMAYQIAKAIGELSVVLEGKIDKIILTGGIAYSKMLTDWIVKRVAFIAPVEILPGENELESLALGALRVLKGEEEAYEYDLN, encoded by the coding sequence GTGTCTTTTAAAATACTAGCTATAAACCCAGGATCAACTTCAACAAAAATCGCAATATATGAGGATACTAAAGAAATATATAAAAAGAATATAGAGCACCCTAGTGAAGAGATCGCAAAATATAAAAGTATTACGGATCAATATGAGATGAGATATAAGCAAATAATGGACTTTTTAAATGAAAATAACTTTAATGTAAAGGAGCTTACAGCAGTGGTAGGTAGGGGTGGCCCACTTCCTCCAGTACGTTCGGGAGCCTATAGAGTAAACGATGCGATGGTTGATAGATTAAAGAACAGACCAATAATTGAGCATGCATCTAATTTAGGAGCAATAATAGCTAAGGAAATAGCAGAATCCATCGGAGTAGAAGCATTTATTTATGATTCTATTTCAGTAGATGAATTAGATGATATTGCAAGAATTTCAGGTGTAGCTGATATAGAAAGACAGAGCCTAACCCATTGTCTTAATATGAGGGCAGCTGCTATAAAGACAGCTGGAAATATAGGTAAAAACTATAAGGAATGTAACTTCGTAGTTGCCCACTTAGGTGGTGGAATATCTTTAAGTGCTCATAAAAAGGGTAGAATGGTAGATATGGTATCGGATGTGGAAGGACCATTTTCACCAGAGAGAGCTGGCGTGCTACCTACTGACAAACTAGTTAGTATGTGTTATACTAATGAACAACCTATTGTAAAGAAAAAACTTAGGGGTAATGGCGGTTTAGTATCCTACCTAAATACAAATAGCGCTCTAGAGGTAGAAAATAGAATTAATAATGGAGACGAATATGCAAAACTCGTATACGAAGCTATGGCTTATCAAATTGCAAAGGCCATAGGTGAGCTTTCTGTGGTGCTGGAAGGCAAAATAGACAAAATTATACTTACTGGTGGAATTGCATATTCAAAAATGCTTACAGATTGGATTGTAAAGAGGGTAGCTTTTATTGCTCCAGTGGAAATATTACCAGGAGAGAACGAGCTAGAGTCTCTAGCGCTAGGGGCTTTAAGAGTGCTTAAAGGGGAAGAAGAAGCATACGAATATGATTTAAATTAG
- the hisC gene encoding histidinol-phosphate transaminase: MSKNLFRKELDALRPYVPGKPIEEVQKEYGIDQIEKLASNENPLGPSPKAVEAIKREAENINIYPDAYAMKLKQEIAKRTNLSHENIVTGNGGEQIIQIIAQTFISHGDEALMADTTFGLYETSVLNMGGVPVQLPLKNYKHDLDGFIEKINDKTKIIYICNPNNPIGNILSKDEIENFVAKVPEDIVIVFDEAYYDYAKVNPDYPESLHILAKRPNTILLRTFSKVAGIAGVRVGYALTSKEIAAQMGKVKDVFNVNVLAQAAALGALEDTEHIEKTIKLNYDSIAIMEKYFEENDLEYIKSNANFIFANINTHSKPVFEELMKQGIIIRPGYLWKWDNWIRVSTGTIEQTEKFIDKLDGILKVEAVSC; the protein is encoded by the coding sequence ATGTCTAAAAATCTGTTTAGAAAAGAACTAGATGCACTAAGACCTTATGTTCCTGGAAAACCTATTGAAGAAGTACAAAAGGAATATGGAATAGATCAAATAGAAAAATTGGCATCTAATGAAAATCCTTTAGGGCCTTCACCAAAGGCAGTAGAAGCTATTAAGAGAGAAGCAGAAAATATTAATATTTATCCAGATGCCTATGCAATGAAATTAAAACAAGAAATTGCTAAAAGAACTAATTTAAGTCACGAAAATATAGTTACAGGGAATGGTGGAGAGCAGATTATACAAATAATTGCTCAAACATTTATAAGCCATGGTGACGAAGCTTTAATGGCGGACACTACCTTTGGATTATATGAAACAAGTGTACTTAATATGGGCGGTGTTCCTGTTCAGCTACCATTAAAAAACTATAAGCACGATCTAGATGGATTTATCGAAAAAATTAATGATAAAACAAAGATAATATATATTTGTAATCCAAACAATCCTATAGGCAATATTCTATCAAAGGATGAGATTGAAAACTTTGTAGCTAAGGTGCCAGAGGATATTGTAATTGTATTTGACGAGGCATACTATGATTATGCTAAGGTTAATCCAGACTATCCAGAATCTCTTCATATTTTGGCTAAAAGACCAAATACTATTTTACTTAGAACCTTCTCTAAGGTGGCAGGTATTGCTGGAGTTAGGGTAGGCTATGCCCTTACATCTAAGGAAATTGCAGCTCAGATGGGAAAAGTTAAGGATGTATTTAATGTTAACGTATTAGCCCAAGCTGCTGCATTAGGCGCGTTAGAAGATACAGAGCATATTGAAAAAACTATTAAGTTAAACTACGATTCCATAGCTATTATGGAAAAGTATTTTGAGGAAAATGACTTAGAATATATAAAATCTAATGCAAACTTTATATTTGCAAATATAAATACCCATTCTAAGCCAGTATTCGAAGAGCTAATGAAGCAGGGAATAATCATTAGACCAGGCTACCTATGGAAGTGGGATAATTGGATAAGAGTTAGTACTGGAACTATTGAGCAAACAGAGAAGTTTATTGATAAGCTTGATGGGATTCTTAAGGTTGAAGCGGTTAGTTGTTAG
- a CDS encoding LCP family protein — MKLFWKIFFIFLIIFTVIGIGFSITIKNTLKEIQNPNIIVAEIDNAKTDNDNTSKGPINILIAGIADYSLADSIILCSFYPEKKYLNLMSIPRDTFYHRKGFNRADLKKINASHAVKGGSDIKAKSLIDSVSDLLGVEIHDFIKLDFEAVEKSIDAIGGVKIDIEDDMYYFDSEYSTPLLINFKKGKQKLNGEDSLKYLRYREKSKGDLGRIERQQKFIKSFITQSLNLKIFKILEIATEHVETTMSAKDITNYLSQLYKMKNENINFTVLPGKPEYIDGVSYYNHNKIETQKLISNIYKISEGKTR, encoded by the coding sequence ATGAAATTATTTTGGAAGATATTTTTTATCTTTCTTATTATCTTTACTGTTATAGGGATAGGGTTTTCAATTACTATAAAAAATACCTTGAAAGAAATTCAGAATCCAAATATTATAGTCGCTGAGATAGATAATGCAAAAACTGATAATGATAATACTTCGAAAGGTCCTATAAATATATTAATTGCCGGTATTGCAGATTACTCATTAGCAGATTCAATAATACTATGTAGCTTTTATCCAGAAAAAAAATATTTAAATCTTATGTCTATACCAAGAGATACTTTCTATCATAGAAAAGGTTTCAACAGAGCAGATCTCAAAAAGATTAATGCAAGCCATGCAGTAAAAGGTGGAAGTGATATAAAGGCTAAATCATTGATAGATTCTGTAAGTGACTTATTAGGCGTTGAAATACATGATTTCATTAAGTTGGATTTTGAAGCTGTTGAAAAATCAATAGATGCTATTGGTGGAGTGAAAATAGATATCGAAGATGATATGTATTATTTTGATTCTGAATATTCGACTCCTCTATTAATTAATTTCAAAAAAGGTAAACAAAAGTTAAATGGAGAGGATTCATTAAAATATTTAAGATATAGAGAAAAGTCAAAAGGAGATTTAGGAAGGATAGAAAGGCAACAGAAATTTATAAAATCATTTATCACCCAATCATTAAACTTAAAAATATTTAAAATTTTAGAGATAGCAACTGAACATGTAGAAACTACAATGAGTGCAAAAGATATAACAAATTATTTAAGTCAATTATATAAAATGAAAAATGAAAATATTAATTTTACTGTATTACCAGGTAAACCAGAATATATAGACGGTGTTAGCTATTATAATCATAATAAGATAGAAACACAAAAATTAATATCGAACATATACAAAATTAGCGAAGGGAAAACTAGATGA
- a CDS encoding DUF3298 and DUF4163 domain-containing protein, whose translation MKRKIFIPVMLILIGSVTAGCANGMTPSTYSSKQQGMVQTLEVETKAISDDNEALESSIKLPVFSSENNKELLNEINTLLEKDALKIKEEISQMAENDFKDAKKENIELHKYELLVDYEVHTANSELISVTVLNYQYTGGAHGMSVRVPYNFDLRTGKEIALGEFFKEGSDYKKIINEEIQKQIKEDPDKFFPDEVEVFSGISDEQSFFIKDGKLVIYFGQYEIAPYAAGIIEFEIPNSILKDIVSPSIIK comes from the coding sequence ATGAAAAGAAAAATTTTTATTCCTGTAATGCTTATATTAATTGGTTCGGTGACTGCAGGTTGTGCAAATGGAATGACTCCATCAACCTATAGTAGTAAACAGCAAGGCATGGTACAAACATTAGAAGTAGAAACTAAAGCAATATCCGACGATAATGAGGCATTAGAAAGTAGCATTAAACTTCCTGTTTTTTCTAGCGAAAATAATAAAGAACTTTTAAATGAAATAAACACTCTTCTTGAAAAAGATGCATTAAAAATAAAAGAAGAAATATCACAAATGGCTGAGAATGATTTTAAAGATGCAAAAAAAGAAAATATAGAACTTCATAAATATGAGTTATTAGTAGATTACGAAGTTCATACAGCAAATAGTGAGTTAATAAGCGTAACAGTTTTAAACTACCAATACACTGGTGGTGCCCACGGTATGAGTGTAAGAGTTCCTTACAACTTTGATCTAAGAACTGGTAAAGAAATTGCTTTAGGAGAGTTCTTTAAAGAAGGAAGTGACTACAAAAAAATAATTAATGAAGAAATACAAAAACAAATAAAAGAAGACCCAGATAAGTTTTTCCCAGATGAAGTAGAAGTATTTAGCGGCATTAGTGATGAACAATCCTTCTTTATAAAAGATGGAAAGCTAGTTATTTACTTTGGTCAATACGAAATAGCTCCTTATGCAGCTGGCATAATAGAGTTTGAAATTCCAAATAGTATTTTGAAAGATATTGTTTCTCCTTCCATTATTAAATAG
- a CDS encoding response regulator transcription factor, translating to MQEERIKVLVVEDESSIRKFLSINLNREGFEVLEAASGEEALDIIRRVQPRVVVLDLMLPGIDGFEVCQSVRKSIPNIVIIMLTAKSQDMDKIMGLELGADDYMVKPFNPLELIARIRANLRKIDNARGQLKKAITFREFELDLEAQKFYKRGIEIELTPIEFSMMKMFMEGNNKAFSRDEILNIVWGKNYFGDMKTVDVHVRRIREKIEDDPSSPQIIETVWGVGYRLRGAK from the coding sequence ATGCAAGAAGAAAGAATAAAGGTACTAGTTGTGGAGGATGAGTCCTCTATTAGAAAATTTTTATCTATAAATTTAAATAGAGAAGGTTTTGAGGTTTTAGAAGCTGCATCTGGAGAAGAAGCTCTGGATATAATACGAAGAGTACAACCTAGAGTAGTAGTCTTGGACCTTATGCTTCCTGGTATAGATGGATTTGAAGTATGCCAGAGTGTTAGAAAATCTATACCAAATATAGTTATTATTATGCTAACGGCTAAAAGTCAAGACATGGATAAAATAATGGGATTAGAGCTGGGCGCAGATGACTACATGGTAAAGCCATTTAATCCACTAGAGCTAATTGCTAGAATAAGAGCAAACCTTAGAAAAATTGACAATGCAAGGGGTCAATTGAAAAAGGCTATTACCTTTAGAGAATTTGAGTTAGATTTAGAGGCACAAAAGTTCTATAAAAGAGGAATCGAAATAGAGCTCACTCCCATAGAGTTTTCAATGATGAAGATGTTTATGGAAGGCAACAATAAGGCATTTAGTAGAGATGAAATTTTAAATATAGTATGGGGCAAAAATTACTTTGGCGATATGAAAACTGTAGATGTCCATGTTAGAAGAATAAGAGAGAAAATAGAGGATGATCCATCAAGTCCACAAATAATAGAAACTGTTTGGGGAGTTGGTTATAGACTAAGGGGAGCAAAGTAA
- a CDS encoding sensor histidine kinase encodes MKSIKKRLAINFIFIVVITVVTLEIFLINIVKENYYKNLEESLNNQIRLSADLYSRYFSDATLHENILNNVDTFWKQTKAQVEILDKSGMILMDSIGVISPNPVNTEDVVKAINGEKGTWIGKVEYDEHKVMAISYPLKSGENIVGVLRFITSLREVNQDIKTIALIFIGFGGIVILISSLVAVLLANTIIGPLKSVTESAEKMALGDFKTKSIKKYDDEIGKLSDTLNYMAQEIMKKDALKNDFISSVSHELRTPLTSIKGWAITLKHSYDDREILSDGLDIIETESDRLTNMVEELLDFSKFVSGKITLEKEDLNINNIMDHIRKQLTPRATRDNINFKVIVEDNMPITCSDGNRLKQVFINVLDNAFKFTPSGGNVVLTASYEDNNFVFNIKDTGCGIAEEDLPKVKEKFYKGKTSQSQSGIGLSICDEIIKLMDGTFEIRSELNRGTEIIISVPFEECV; translated from the coding sequence ATGAAGAGTATAAAAAAGAGATTAGCAATTAATTTCATATTTATTGTTGTAATTACCGTTGTTACTCTTGAAATATTTTTGATTAATATAGTTAAGGAAAATTACTATAAAAATTTAGAAGAAAGTCTAAATAATCAAATTAGGCTTTCTGCCGATTTATATTCTAGATATTTTTCTGATGCAACGCTTCACGAAAATATATTAAATAATGTAGATACTTTTTGGAAGCAAACAAAGGCTCAAGTAGAAATATTAGACAAGAGTGGGATGATATTAATGGATTCTATTGGAGTCATTTCACCTAATCCTGTAAATACAGAGGATGTAGTTAAGGCTATTAATGGTGAAAAAGGAACATGGATAGGAAAAGTGGAGTACGATGAACATAAGGTTATGGCTATTTCATATCCTCTAAAATCTGGAGAAAATATTGTTGGGGTATTAAGGTTTATTACATCCTTAAGAGAGGTAAATCAAGATATAAAAACTATAGCTTTAATCTTTATTGGATTTGGAGGTATCGTAATTTTAATATCCAGTCTTGTTGCTGTTTTATTAGCCAACACTATAATAGGTCCATTAAAAAGCGTAACTGAATCTGCTGAAAAAATGGCTCTTGGAGATTTTAAAACAAAAAGCATAAAAAAATATGACGATGAAATTGGAAAACTATCGGATACTTTAAATTATATGGCTCAAGAGATTATGAAGAAGGATGCACTTAAAAATGATTTTATTTCGTCTGTATCTCATGAGCTAAGGACTCCCTTAACCTCTATTAAAGGTTGGGCAATTACTTTAAAGCATAGTTATGATGATCGAGAAATTTTGTCCGATGGATTAGATATTATTGAAACTGAAAGTGATAGATTGACTAATATGGTAGAGGAACTTTTAGATTTTTCTAAGTTTGTATCCGGAAAGATAACTCTTGAAAAGGAAGATTTGAATATTAATAACATAATGGACCATATTAGAAAACAATTAACACCAAGGGCTACTAGAGACAATATAAACTTTAAGGTTATCGTAGAGGATAATATGCCAATTACCTGCTCTGATGGTAATAGGTTAAAGCAAGTATTTATTAATGTTTTAGATAATGCATTTAAATTTACTCCATCAGGAGGGAATGTTGTTTTAACTGCTTCTTATGAAGACAATAATTTTGTTTTTAATATAAAGGATACAGGCTGTGGTATAGCTGAAGAAGATTTGCCAAAGGTTAAAGAGAAATTCTATAAGGGAAAAACTAGTCAATCTCAGAGTGGAATTGGATTATCTATATGCGACGAAATAATTAAGTTAATGGATGGAACATTTGAAATTAGAAGTGAACTTAATAGAGGTACAGAAATAATAATTAGTGTACCATTCGAGGAGTGTGTTTAG
- a CDS encoding 4Fe-4S dicluster domain-containing protein, giving the protein MKYLAKNDDVCIKCGECERVCAKAFFKTEDVKKSAIHITDDEKIIKVCNQCGVCIDICPSMAISRDRNGIVRIDKNKCVGCFMCVGFCPEETMMYHDDYIEPFKCVACGLCSKKCPTGAIFIEEKAEEQVAASIE; this is encoded by the coding sequence ATGAAGTATTTAGCAAAAAATGATGATGTCTGTATTAAATGTGGAGAATGTGAAAGAGTATGTGCTAAGGCTTTTTTCAAAACAGAGGATGTGAAGAAATCTGCTATTCATATTACAGATGATGAAAAAATTATAAAGGTATGTAACCAATGTGGTGTATGTATTGATATTTGTCCAAGTATGGCTATTAGTAGAGATAGAAACGGTATAGTTAGAATTGATAAAAACAAATGTGTTGGCTGCTTTATGTGTGTAGGCTTTTGCCCTGAAGAAACTATGATGTATCATGATGACTATATAGAGCCATTTAAATGTGTAGCTTGCGGTCTATGTTCAAAAAAATGTCCTACAGGTGCAATTTTTATAGAAGAAAAAGCGGAAGAACAAGTAGCTGCATCAATTGAATAG